From Nematostella vectensis chromosome 14, jaNemVect1.1, whole genome shotgun sequence, a single genomic window includes:
- the LOC5501417 gene encoding E3 ubiquitin-protein ligase TRIM71: MATSASRRLEDEVTCSLCIEHFNDPRVLPCLHSFCRHCLEELAVHSEGKGKLVCPLCKAEFQISPADVSSLKVNFMINSIISVLPLLTSEDSKKKTVCQMCDSGDPAQGRCNECDHFVCEQCISAHKRFRPLQHHTILSLDEIKSGKLLAMSKASFCTKHEGEVLKLFCESCKEVICRDCTVVDHKNHDYLFTSDVIAREKEEILERAKKVTSKITDIEQAMALVEKAQQHLDENKLITRRNLDQFIDKQIGALEKMRSDLKEGSSQLVKSKRSS, translated from the exons ATGGCAACATCTGCCAGCAGGCGCCTCGAGGATGAGGTGACGTGCTCTTTGTGTATAGAGCACTTCAACGATCCTAGAGTGCTGCCTTGCTTGCACTCATTTTGTCGGCACTGCCTGGAAGAGCTGGCAGTGCACTCTGAAGGGAAAGGAAAACTTGTGTGCCCCCTCTGTAAGGCGGAATTCCAG atTTCCCCGGCTGATGTTTCGAGTTTGAAGGTGAACTTTATGATCAATAGTATTATCTCTGTTCTTCCTTTGTTGACATCTGAAGACTCCAAGAAGAAAACTGTTTGTCAAATGTGTGATAGTGGCGATCCTGCCCAAGGGAGATGTAACGAGTGCGATCACTTTGTCTGTGAGCAGTGTATCTCGGCTCATAAGAGATTTCGACCGTTGCAACACCATACTATCCTCAGTCTTGATGAGATCAAAAGCGGAAAGTTACTTGCAATGAGCAAGGCTTCCTTCTGCACCAAACATGAAGGTGAAGTGCTGAAACTGTTTTGCGAATCTTGTAAGGAAGTAATTTGCCGGGACTGCACCGTTGTTGATCATAAAAATCATGATTACCTTTTCACAAGTGATGTTATCGCCCGAGAGAAAGAGGAAATATTGgaaagagcaaaaaaagttACATCAAAAATCACTGACATTGAACAGGCGATGGCATTGGTTGAAAAGGCTCAACAACATCTTGACGAAAATAAACTTATAACCAGGAGGAATCTGGATCAGTTTATTGATAAGCAGATAGGGGCTCTTGAGAAGATGCGATCTGATCTTAAGGAGGGATCGAGTCAGCTTGTCAAAAGCAAGAGAAGCAGCTGA
- the LOC5501812 gene encoding 60S ribosomal protein L24, translating into MNLNIFKVFNFLNKRCERALLMRRNPREVTWTVLYRRKHKKGTQEEVSKKRTRRNIKFQRSVQGASLDNILAKRNQKPEVRKAQREQAIR; encoded by the coding sequence ATGAACCTTAATATCTTCAAGGTGTTCAACTTCTTAAACAAGAGATGTGAGCGTGCCCTTCTCATGAGACGCAACCCCCGTGAGGTGACCTGGACTGTTCTGTATCGCCGCAAGCACAAGAAAGGCACCCAGGAGGAAGTGTCCAAGAAGCGCACCCGCCGTAATATCAAGTTCCAGAGGTCTGTACAGGGTGCGTCTCTTGACAACATCCTCGCCAAGAGAAACCAGAAGCCTGAGGTCCGCAAGGCGCAGAGAGAGCAAGCTATCAGGTGA